The Numida meleagris isolate 19003 breed g44 Domestic line chromosome 12, NumMel1.0, whole genome shotgun sequence genome includes a window with the following:
- the PTTG1 gene encoding securin gives MTTLIFVDKENGEVGAPKSQLRRPSVSSKVLSERTQVNTPLPKKTVGITPAASQSVRKALGNVNRTVGVTSKKEQIRDKNQPCSAKKVAEKTVGLESWDAVGDEACPEIENMFPSDPLDFENFDVPEEHRLSNIKLYGVPLMIHPSTCDKPVNITSSPVKLEKMPWESDLLQLPTDFISTLDDIIDMPPMNYDV, from the exons ATGACAACGCTGATCTTTGTGGATAAGGAGAATGGTGAAGTTGGTGCTCCTAAGAGCCAGTTAAGACGCCCTTCGGTATCAT CAAAGGTCTTATCAGAAAGAACACAAGTCAACACTCcacttccaaagaaaacagttgGAATAACTCCAGCCGCATCTCAGTCTGTCAGGAAGGCTCTTGGAAATGTGAACAGAACTGTAGGAGTTACAAGCAAGAAAGAACAGATAAGAGATAAAAATCAGCCTTGCAGTGCAAAGAAA GTTGCTGAAAAGACTGTTGGATTAGAAAGCTGGGATGCAGTGGGTGATGAAGCCTGCccagaaatagaaaacatgtTTCCCTCTGACCCTCTAG ACTTTGAGAATTTTGATGTTCCTGAAGAGCACAGGTTAAGTAATATCAAGCTGTATGGTGTTCCTCTCATGATACACCCGAGTACTTGTGACAAACCTGTGAACATAACTTCTTCACCTGTAAAGCTTGAAAAGATGCCATGGGAGTCTG ACTTGCTACAATTACCTACTGACTTCATTTCTACGCTGGATGACATCATTGATATGCCACCTATGAACTATGACGTCTGA
- the SLU7 gene encoding pre-mRNA-splicing factor SLU7 isoform X2, translated as MASGTAVNAAPSGAPGDVSLEEPKKMTREDWRKKKELEEQRKLGNAPAEVDEEGKDINPHIPQYISSVPWYIDPSKRPTLKHQRPQPEKQKQYSSSGDWYKRGVKEHSIATRYRKGACENCGALTHKKKDCMERPRKVGAKYTGMNIAPDEHVQPQLMFDYDGKRDRWNGYNPEEHMKIVEEYAKVDLAKRTLKAQKLQEELASGKLEQVERDHNSEDEDEDKYADDIDMPGQNFDSKRRITVRNLRIREDIAKYLRNLDPNSAYYDPKTRAMRENPYANTGKNPDEVGYAGDNFVRYTGDTISMAQTQLFAWEAYDKGSEVHLQADPTKLELLYKSFKVKKEDFKAQQKESILEKYGGQEHLDAPPAELLLAQTEDYVEYSRHGTVIKGQEKAIACSKYEEDVKINNHTCIWGSYWKEGKWGYKCCHSFVKYSYCTGEAGKEIANAEANLLEEQPREEEHMTKPKTLMEIHQEKQKEKKKKKHKKSSNSDSEGEEKKKQEKLKKALNAEEARLLQVKEIMQLDERKRPYNSVYETREPTEEEMEAYRMKRQRPDDPMASFLGQ; from the exons ATGGCGTCTGGGACAGCGGTGAACGCAGCTCCTTCGGGAGCGCCGGGTGACGTGAGCCTGGAGGAGCCGAAGAAGATGACGAGGGaggactggaggaaaaagaaggaattggaggagcagaggaagctggGGAACGCACCTGCTGAGGTGGATGAGGAAGGAAA AGACATCAATCCTCACATTCCGCAGTACATCTCTTCTGTCCCATGGTACATAGATCCTTCTAAAAGACCAACGCTAAAGCATCAGAGGCCTCAGccagagaagcagaagcagtaCAGCTCCTCTGGAGACTGGTACAAACGGGGAGTTAAAGAG CACTCGATAGCTACCAGGTACCGGAAAGGAGCTTGTGAGAACTGTGGTGCACTGACGCATAAGAAGAAGGACTGCATGGAG AGACCCAGGAAAGTTGGAGCAAAATACACAGGCATGAATATTGCGCCAGATGAACACGTGCAGCCTCAGCTGATGTTTGATTACGACGGAAAGCGAGATCGTTGGAATGGTTATAACCCAGAAGAGCACATGAAGATTGTAGAGGAATATGCCAAGGTTGACTTG GCCAAGCGTACACTGAAAGCTCAGAAGCTTCAGGAAGAGTTAGCATCAGGAAAGCTGGAACAAGTG GAAAGAGATCATAACagtgaagatgaagatgaagataaATATGCAGATGACATTGATATGCCTGGGCAGAACTTTGACTCTAAAAGACGTATCACAGTTCGAAATTTACGTATTCGGGAAGATATTGCAAAA TACCTGAGGAATCTAGATCCAAACTCTGCTTATTATGATCCCAAAACGAGAGCAATGAGGGAGAATCCATATGCCAATACAGGCAAGAATCCAGATGA aGTTGGTTATGCAGGGGACAACTTTGTTCGTTACACTGGAGATACCATTTCGATGGCACAGACTCAGC TGTTTGCATGGGAGGCTTATGACAAAGGCTCTGAAGTTCATCTTCAAGCAGACCCTACAAAATTAGAGCTGCTCTATAAGTCcttcaaagtgaaaaaagaagatTTCAAGgcacaacagaaagaaagcatcCTAGAGAAG TATGGAGGACAAGAACATCTAGATGCCCCACCAGCTGAATTGCTGTTAGCTCAAACAGAAGACTATGTGGAGTATTCTAGGCACGGAACAGTGATCAAAGGACAAGAGAAAGCTATTGCTTGCTCTAAATACGAGGAAGATGTGAAGATTAACAACCATACA TGCATTTGGGGTTCATACTGGAAAGAAGGCAAGTGGGGTTACAAGTGCTGCCACTCATTTGTCAAGTACTCATACTGTACAGGAGAAGCTGGGAAAGAAATTGCT AATGCTGAAGCAAACTTACTTGAAGAGCAACCCAGGGAGGAGGAACACATgacaaaacccaaaacactgATGGAG ATCCaccaagagaaacagaaggagaagaaaaagaagaaacacaagaaGAGCTCAAATTCAGACAGTGAGggtgaagagaaaaagaagcaagaaaaacttaaaaag gcATTAAATGCAGAAGAAGCTCGTCTCCTGCAAGTTAAAGAAATTATGCAGTTAGATGAGAGGAAGAGACCATACAACAGCGTATACGAGACCAGGGAGccaacagaagaggaaatggaagCCTACAGAATGAAACGTCAGAGACCTGATGATCCCATGGCCTCTTTTCTTGGACAGTAA
- the SLU7 gene encoding pre-mRNA-splicing factor SLU7 isoform X1: protein MASGTAVNAAPSGAPGDVSLEEPKKMTREDWRKKKELEEQRKLGNAPAEVDEEGKDINPHIPQYISSVPWYIDPSKRPTLKHQRPQPEKQKQYSSSGDWYKRGVKEHSIATRYRKGACENCGALTHKKKDCMERPRKVGAKYTGMNIAPDEHVQPQLMFDYDGKRDRWNGYNPEEHMKIVEEYAKVDLAKRTLKAQKLQEELASGKLEQVNSPRHQWGEEEPNSQTERDHNSEDEDEDKYADDIDMPGQNFDSKRRITVRNLRIREDIAKYLRNLDPNSAYYDPKTRAMRENPYANTGKNPDEVGYAGDNFVRYTGDTISMAQTQLFAWEAYDKGSEVHLQADPTKLELLYKSFKVKKEDFKAQQKESILEKYGGQEHLDAPPAELLLAQTEDYVEYSRHGTVIKGQEKAIACSKYEEDVKINNHTCIWGSYWKEGKWGYKCCHSFVKYSYCTGEAGKEIANAEANLLEEQPREEEHMTKPKTLMEIHQEKQKEKKKKKHKKSSNSDSEGEEKKKQEKLKKALNAEEARLLQVKEIMQLDERKRPYNSVYETREPTEEEMEAYRMKRQRPDDPMASFLGQ, encoded by the exons ATGGCGTCTGGGACAGCGGTGAACGCAGCTCCTTCGGGAGCGCCGGGTGACGTGAGCCTGGAGGAGCCGAAGAAGATGACGAGGGaggactggaggaaaaagaaggaattggaggagcagaggaagctggGGAACGCACCTGCTGAGGTGGATGAGGAAGGAAA AGACATCAATCCTCACATTCCGCAGTACATCTCTTCTGTCCCATGGTACATAGATCCTTCTAAAAGACCAACGCTAAAGCATCAGAGGCCTCAGccagagaagcagaagcagtaCAGCTCCTCTGGAGACTGGTACAAACGGGGAGTTAAAGAG CACTCGATAGCTACCAGGTACCGGAAAGGAGCTTGTGAGAACTGTGGTGCACTGACGCATAAGAAGAAGGACTGCATGGAG AGACCCAGGAAAGTTGGAGCAAAATACACAGGCATGAATATTGCGCCAGATGAACACGTGCAGCCTCAGCTGATGTTTGATTACGACGGAAAGCGAGATCGTTGGAATGGTTATAACCCAGAAGAGCACATGAAGATTGTAGAGGAATATGCCAAGGTTGACTTG GCCAAGCGTACACTGAAAGCTCAGAAGCTTCAGGAAGAGTTAGCATCAGGAAAGCTGGAACAAGTG AACTCCCCAAGACACCAGTGGGGAGAAGAGGAACCAAATTCACAGACA GAAAGAGATCATAACagtgaagatgaagatgaagataaATATGCAGATGACATTGATATGCCTGGGCAGAACTTTGACTCTAAAAGACGTATCACAGTTCGAAATTTACGTATTCGGGAAGATATTGCAAAA TACCTGAGGAATCTAGATCCAAACTCTGCTTATTATGATCCCAAAACGAGAGCAATGAGGGAGAATCCATATGCCAATACAGGCAAGAATCCAGATGA aGTTGGTTATGCAGGGGACAACTTTGTTCGTTACACTGGAGATACCATTTCGATGGCACAGACTCAGC TGTTTGCATGGGAGGCTTATGACAAAGGCTCTGAAGTTCATCTTCAAGCAGACCCTACAAAATTAGAGCTGCTCTATAAGTCcttcaaagtgaaaaaagaagatTTCAAGgcacaacagaaagaaagcatcCTAGAGAAG TATGGAGGACAAGAACATCTAGATGCCCCACCAGCTGAATTGCTGTTAGCTCAAACAGAAGACTATGTGGAGTATTCTAGGCACGGAACAGTGATCAAAGGACAAGAGAAAGCTATTGCTTGCTCTAAATACGAGGAAGATGTGAAGATTAACAACCATACA TGCATTTGGGGTTCATACTGGAAAGAAGGCAAGTGGGGTTACAAGTGCTGCCACTCATTTGTCAAGTACTCATACTGTACAGGAGAAGCTGGGAAAGAAATTGCT AATGCTGAAGCAAACTTACTTGAAGAGCAACCCAGGGAGGAGGAACACATgacaaaacccaaaacactgATGGAG ATCCaccaagagaaacagaaggagaagaaaaagaagaaacacaagaaGAGCTCAAATTCAGACAGTGAGggtgaagagaaaaagaagcaagaaaaacttaaaaag gcATTAAATGCAGAAGAAGCTCGTCTCCTGCAAGTTAAAGAAATTATGCAGTTAGATGAGAGGAAGAGACCATACAACAGCGTATACGAGACCAGGGAGccaacagaagaggaaatggaagCCTACAGAATGAAACGTCAGAGACCTGATGATCCCATGGCCTCTTTTCTTGGACAGTAA
- the C1QTNF2 gene encoding complement C1q tumor necrosis factor-related protein 2 — MISAVLLLWTVPCVANHILGGFAKAALQESPQLTCSLPGPPGPPGPPGAPGTPGTVGRMGFPGKDGKDGKDGDKGDHGDEGPPGRTGNPGKPGPKGKAGAIGKAGPRGPKGLKGNPGKNGAPGKKGPKGNKGEPGMPGPCTCNANKAKSAFSVAVSKSYPRERLPIKFDRILMNEGGHYNASSGKFVCSIPGIYYFTYDITLANKHLAIGLVHNGQYRIKTFDANTGNHDVASGSTILSLKREDEVWLQIFYSEQNGLFYDPYWTDSLFTGFLIYPDQDYLNEI, encoded by the exons ATGATTTCTGCTGTCCTCCTCCTCTGGACTGTGCCCTGCGTGGCCAACCACATCCTCGGGGGCTTCGCCAAGGCAGCGCTGCAGGAGAGCCCCCAGCTGACGTGCAGCCTGCCGGGCCCCCCTGGGCCTCCCGGCCCTCCTGGTGCACCTGGAACTCCGGGGACAGTTGGCAGGATGGGCTTCCCAGGGAAAGATGGCAAGGACGGCAAGGACGGGGACAAAGGTGATCACGGTGATGAAG GTCCACCTGGCAGAACAGGAAACCCAGGCAAGCCGGGACCAAAGGGGAAAGCAGGAGCTATCGGCAAGGCAGGCCCACGAGGACCAAAGGGATTAAAGGGTAATCCTGGAAAAAATGGAGCACCAGGAAAGAAAGGACCCAAAGGGAACAAAGGTGAGCCTGGGATGCCAGGACCCTGCACCTGTAATGCCAACAAAGCCAAATCTGCCTTCTCTGTAGCTGTCTCTAAGAGCTACCCAAGAGAAAGGCTCCCCATCAAATTTGACAGGATCCTGATGAACGAGGGAGGACATTACAATGCTTCCAGTGGGAAATTTGTGTGCAGCATCCCAGGTATTTACTACTTCACTTATGATATCACTTTGGCCAACAAACATTTGGCCATTGGCTTGGTCCACAATGGGCAGTACCGGATCAAGACTTTTGATGCCAACACTGGGAACCATGACGTTGCCTCTGGATCAACCATTCTCTCTCTGAAGCGAGAGGATGAGGTGTGGCTGCAGATCTTTTACTCTGAACAAAATGGGCTCTTTTATGATCCCTACTGGACAGACAGCTTATTTACTGGCTTCCTGATCTACCCTGACCAAGATTATCTCAATGAAATATAG